From one Streptobacillus ratti genomic stretch:
- the uvrC gene encoding excinuclease ABC subunit UvrC, which produces MFDIKNIPTNPGVYMMKDINDKVIYVGKAKNLKNRVSSYFNNPKSSMKTFELVKHINDIEFFLCNSELEALILENNLIKKYLPKYNILLKDNKTYPYLKITNEKIPQISVVRSRKYLEESTEAYYFGPYPFNMKEMIKLLLSAFDMQYFNIDMYNKKIIGNNLRYNNINRNLYFENIEDENKYIENSKAMINFLKNKDMSIIDKLHNEMVEYSENLEYEKALVIRNRIEKLNSLIKTQLIEHSQQVDEDVFVLTNVGNNIFICILNIRDGKIIGKNNIRVDNKYEEQDIFETLFLSYYDNKKMPKNIIIENKYKSKIEMLEKYFETEKNKIVKIHAPIIKSRRLSLLELGKKNLNYYLDEYMRSEKAISKGLIDLKNVLSLKKIPKVIECFDISNIQGKDAVSAMSVTVNGKADNKRYRHFKITVKDTPDDFMMMRETLTRRYSKLEIDELPDVILIDGGKGQLGVAVEVLKELEKIDFVDIISIAKKEELIFKAEESEPYRFDRNDEALKILIRTRDEVHRFGITYHRKLRSKRNIKSVLDEIRGIGPKRKKELILKFGSVKNILEASEKELLEIVPLNVVQEIKKN; this is translated from the coding sequence ATGTTTGATATAAAAAATATTCCAACAAATCCCGGTGTATATATGATGAAAGACATTAATGATAAAGTAATATATGTAGGAAAAGCTAAAAATCTTAAAAATAGGGTTAGTTCATATTTTAATAATCCTAAATCATCTATGAAAACTTTTGAACTTGTAAAACATATTAATGATATAGAATTTTTTTTATGTAATAGTGAATTAGAAGCTTTGATTTTAGAAAATAATTTAATCAAAAAATATTTACCCAAGTATAATATTTTATTAAAAGATAATAAAACATATCCATATTTAAAGATAACAAATGAGAAAATTCCACAAATAAGTGTAGTTAGAAGTAGAAAGTATTTAGAAGAAAGTACAGAAGCTTATTATTTTGGACCATATCCATTTAATATGAAAGAAATGATAAAGTTGTTACTTTCTGCATTTGATATGCAATATTTTAATATAGATATGTATAATAAGAAAATTATAGGTAATAATTTAAGATATAATAATATAAATAGAAACCTATATTTTGAAAATATTGAAGATGAAAATAAATATATTGAAAATTCAAAAGCAATGATAAATTTTCTTAAAAATAAGGATATGAGTATAATAGATAAATTACATAATGAAATGGTAGAATATTCTGAAAATTTAGAATATGAAAAAGCATTAGTTATTAGAAATAGAATAGAAAAATTAAACTCATTAATAAAAACTCAATTAATAGAGCATAGCCAACAAGTTGATGAAGATGTATTTGTATTAACTAATGTAGGTAATAATATATTTATTTGTATATTAAATATTAGAGATGGTAAAATTATTGGTAAAAATAATATTAGAGTTGATAATAAATATGAAGAACAAGATATATTTGAGACATTATTTTTATCATATTATGATAATAAGAAAATGCCTAAGAATATTATTATAGAAAATAAGTATAAAAGCAAAATTGAAATGCTTGAAAAATATTTTGAAACTGAAAAAAATAAAATAGTTAAGATACATGCTCCTATAATAAAAAGTAGAAGATTAAGTTTACTTGAATTAGGTAAGAAAAATTTAAATTATTATCTTGATGAATATATGAGAAGTGAAAAAGCTATATCTAAAGGTTTAATAGATTTAAAAAATGTTTTAAGTCTTAAAAAAATACCTAAGGTTATAGAATGTTTTGATATATCAAATATACAAGGTAAAGATGCTGTTTCAGCCATGAGTGTTACGGTTAATGGTAAGGCAGATAATAAGAGATATAGACATTTTAAGATTACTGTAAAAGATACTCCTGATGATTTTATGATGATGAGAGAAACTCTTACTAGAAGATACTCAAAACTTGAAATTGATGAGTTACCTGATGTAATTTTAATTGATGGTGGTAAGGGTCAATTAGGAGTTGCAGTAGAAGTATTAAAAGAATTAGAAAAAATTGATTTTGTAGATATAATTAGTATAGCTAAGAAAGAAGAATTAATTTTTAAGGCAGAAGAAAGTGAGCCTTATAGATTTGATAGAAATGATGAAGCTTTAAAAATATTAATTAGAACTAGAGATGAAGTACATAGATTTGGTATAACTTATCATAGAAAATTAAGATCAAAAAGGAATATAAAATCAGTTTTAGATGAAATAAGAGGAATAGGCCCAAAAAGAAAAAAAGAATTAATATTGAAATTTGGAAGTGTTAAAAACATTTTAGAGGCAAGTGAAAAAGAACTGTTAGAAATAGTTCCATTAAATGTAGTGCAAGAAATAAAAAAAAATTAG
- a CDS encoding ABC transporter ATP-binding protein: MSNYILEMLNIRKEFFGGKIVANDDITLKIQTGEIHAIVGENGAGKSTLMKILNGLYDPTSGKIFYKGNEVTIDTPTEAAKLGIGMVYQHFMLVETLTVAENMVLGFEPSKNKIFFDLETARKKVMEVSEKYGLNIDPDAKVGDLSVGIQQRIEILKILFKGAELLIFDEPSAVLTPQEVIELYGIMRNLIKEGKTIIFITHKLQEVLDLSDNITVIRRGKDVGNLKTSEATKTVIANMMVGREVLFDIKKEKVEIGKPLVKVENIVALNDQGAKKVKGVSFEIKEGEVLGIAGVEGNGQTELIEVLAGLRKAQEGTYSIDGVELVNTSPRNIRLSGLSHVPEDRHKRATIDEFTVNENLILGDMDKYVNKGIINFNTVLKNTKEMIEKYDIRPVDGTVIYGGLSGGNQQKVVIARELEKENKFIIASQPTRGVDIGAIEMIHNTILHERTKGKAILVVSAELTEVMTLSDRIAVMYSGKIVGLLDRKDATMEKLGILMAGGKLDE; encoded by the coding sequence ATGAGTAATTATATTTTGGAAATGCTTAATATAAGAAAAGAATTCTTCGGTGGTAAAATCGTTGCAAATGATGATATTACACTAAAAATACAAACTGGAGAAATTCATGCTATCGTCGGTGAAAATGGAGCTGGGAAATCAACATTAATGAAAATTTTAAATGGATTATATGATCCAACATCAGGTAAAATTTTTTATAAGGGGAATGAAGTTACTATAGATACACCAACTGAAGCTGCAAAACTTGGTATAGGAATGGTTTATCAACATTTTATGTTAGTTGAAACATTAACTGTTGCCGAAAATATGGTTTTAGGATTTGAACCGTCAAAAAATAAGATATTTTTTGATTTAGAAACAGCAAGAAAAAAAGTTATGGAAGTTTCTGAAAAATATGGATTAAATATAGATCCAGATGCAAAAGTAGGAGATTTATCTGTTGGTATACAACAAAGAATTGAAATTTTAAAAATCTTATTTAAAGGTGCTGAATTATTAATTTTTGATGAACCAAGTGCTGTTTTAACTCCACAAGAAGTTATAGAGTTATATGGAATTATGCGTAATTTAATTAAAGAGGGTAAAACAATAATATTTATTACACATAAATTACAAGAAGTACTAGATTTATCAGATAATATCACAGTTATACGTCGTGGAAAAGATGTAGGTAATTTAAAAACAAGTGAAGCAACAAAAACAGTAATAGCAAATATGATGGTAGGAAGAGAAGTTCTATTTGATATTAAAAAAGAAAAAGTTGAAATAGGAAAACCTTTAGTTAAGGTAGAAAATATAGTTGCTTTAAATGATCAAGGTGCTAAAAAAGTAAAAGGAGTATCTTTTGAAATTAAAGAAGGTGAAGTACTTGGTATAGCAGGGGTTGAAGGTAATGGTCAAACTGAACTTATTGAAGTATTAGCTGGACTTAGAAAAGCACAAGAAGGAACATATAGTATTGATGGTGTAGAATTAGTTAATACTAGTCCTAGAAATATTAGATTATCTGGACTTTCACATGTACCTGAAGATAGACATAAAAGAGCTACTATAGATGAGTTTACAGTAAATGAAAACTTAATCTTAGGAGATATGGATAAATATGTAAATAAAGGTATAATAAACTTTAATACAGTTCTTAAAAATACTAAGGAAATGATAGAAAAATATGATATAAGACCTGTTGATGGAACTGTAATATATGGTGGATTATCTGGTGGAAATCAACAAAAAGTTGTTATAGCTAGAGAATTAGAAAAAGAAAATAAATTTATTATAGCATCTCAACCTACAAGAGGAGTAGATATAGGTGCGATAGAAATGATACATAATACAATATTACATGAAAGAACTAAAGGGAAAGCTATACTTGTTGTATCCGCTGAACTTACAGAAGTTATGACATTAAGTGATAGAATAGCTGTTATGTATTCTGGTAAAATAGTTGGGTTATTAGATAGAAAAGATGCCACTATGGAAAAATTAGGAATATTAATGGCAGGAGGTAAATTAGATGAGTAA
- the rapZ gene encoding RNase adapter RapZ: protein MDKNILILGLSGSGKTTALKFLEDNGYNVSLNYPINHLLEIKDNTKSAIGIYVKSKEELEILKTVIKSDRFSIIFLEASNEELIKRYELFRKTHPFLKNVDLKNSINAEREFLSVLKDYDINILDTTGLTPKMLCERLENTYLLKKKILISSFGYKYGIPQDANYVFDVRFLDNPYYLEELKYKTGNDKEVVDYVMSFDESINLFQKIHDFFEYILPIYFKNTKNSIHIAIGCTGGKHRSVTLVNELYNKLKNKYEVYKLHREIK, encoded by the coding sequence ATGGATAAAAATATTTTAATACTTGGGCTTAGTGGTTCAGGTAAAACTACAGCACTTAAATTTTTAGAAGATAATGGATATAATGTTAGTTTAAATTATCCAATTAATCATTTATTAGAAATAAAAGATAATACTAAAAGTGCTATAGGTATATATGTAAAGTCTAAAGAAGAACTTGAAATTTTAAAAACTGTAATTAAATCTGATAGATTTAGTATAATATTTTTAGAAGCTAGTAATGAAGAACTTATTAAGAGATATGAGTTATTTAGAAAGACTCATCCATTTTTAAAAAATGTAGATTTAAAAAACTCTATAAATGCTGAAAGAGAATTTTTATCAGTATTAAAAGATTATGATATTAATATATTAGATACCACAGGATTAACACCTAAAATGTTATGTGAAAGATTAGAAAATACATATTTATTAAAAAAGAAAATATTAATTTCATCTTTTGGATATAAATATGGCATACCACAAGATGCTAATTATGTTTTTGATGTTAGATTTTTAGATAATCCATATTATTTAGAAGAATTAAAATATAAGACGGGGAATGATAAAGAAGTAGTAGATTATGTTATGTCTTTTGATGAAAGTATAAATTTATTTCAAAAAATACATGATTTTTTTGAGTATATATTACCAATATATTTTAAAAATACAAAAAATAGTATACATATTGCTATTGGTTGTACTGGAGGAAAACATAGATCAGTTACTTTGGTTAATGAATTATACAATAAACTTAAAAATAAATATGAAGTATATAAATTACATAGGGAGATAAAGTAA
- the deoC gene encoding deoxyribose-phosphate aldolase codes for MLNIAKYIDHTVLKATTKSCEIKKLCEEAKEYGFYSVCVNGCYVKEAKQLLEGSEVKIAAVVGFPLGAMTKDAKVFEAKEAISNGANEIDMVINVGKLLEGDSKYVEDEIRAIKEAIGSNVLKVIIETCYLNDEQKILACELSLNANADFVKTSTGFGTGGATFEDVILMKKVVGDKAEVKASGGVKSLETAEKYVEIGATRLGTSSGVEILTGAKADPTKY; via the coding sequence ATGTTAAATATTGCGAAATATATTGACCATACAGTATTAAAAGCTACAACTAAATCATGTGAAATTAAAAAACTTTGTGAGGAAGCAAAAGAATATGGATTTTATTCTGTTTGTGTAAATGGTTGTTACGTTAAAGAAGCAAAACAATTATTAGAGGGTAGTGAAGTTAAAATTGCAGCAGTAGTTGGATTTCCATTAGGAGCAATGACTAAAGATGCTAAAGTTTTTGAAGCAAAAGAAGCTATTTCAAATGGAGCAAATGAAATAGATATGGTAATTAATGTTGGTAAATTACTAGAGGGAGATTCTAAATACGTAGAAGATGAAATTCGTGCTATTAAAGAAGCTATAGGAAGTAATGTATTAAAAGTAATAATTGAAACTTGTTATTTAAATGACGAACAAAAAATATTAGCTTGTGAATTATCATTAAATGCTAATGCTGATTTCGTTAAAACATCAACTGGATTTGGTACAGGAGGTGCTACATTTGAAGATGTAATTTTAATGAAAAAAGTTGTAGGAGATAAAGCAGAAGTTAAAGCAAGTGGTGGAGTTAAGAGTTTAGAAACTGCTGAAAAATATGTAGAAATAGGAGCTACTCGTTTAGGTACAAGTTCAGGAGTTGAAATTTTAACTGGAGCTAAAGCAGATCCAACAAAATATTAA
- a CDS encoding thymidine phosphorylase: MRVVDIIQNKRDGFELSTEEIRFILNEYMQEKVPEYQIASFLMATYFQGMTDRELVDFTMAMRDSGDIIEFPKIDKFLVDKHSTGGVGDKVTVVLAPLLASLGMATAKLSGKGLGHTGGTIDKFESIDGFNFSNTKEELSEIAMKTGIGLMGSSDKIVPLDKKIYALRDVTATVPSIPLIASSIMSKKLAIQNDVIILDVKVGDGAFMKTIEIARELAKRMVAIGKGTNRQVKVVLSNMDEPLGHNIGNALEIIEGIEALKGNISADLKEVVYTIVSLALKAKGDIKELSEGKQIIDDIIKTGKPLEFFAKFIKESGGNPEIVNDYKLLPTAKNCLEVKSISSGIVTKIKTEEIGKAAMVIGAGRETKDSIIDHAVGISILKKVGDKVEKDEVIAKIYYNDASRVNTSKEMVIESYVIGNEKLEVITPILDIIE, translated from the coding sequence ATGAGAGTTGTTGATATTATTCAAAATAAAAGAGATGGTTTTGAATTAAGTACTGAAGAAATAAGATTTATATTAAACGAGTACATGCAAGAAAAAGTTCCTGAATATCAAATTGCATCATTTTTAATGGCAACATATTTTCAAGGAATGACAGATAGAGAATTAGTTGATTTTACAATGGCTATGAGAGATTCAGGTGATATTATTGAATTTCCTAAAATTGACAAATTTTTAGTTGATAAACATAGTACTGGTGGGGTAGGAGATAAAGTTACTGTTGTACTTGCTCCATTACTTGCATCATTAGGTATGGCGACAGCTAAATTATCAGGAAAAGGATTAGGGCATACTGGAGGAACTATAGATAAGTTTGAATCTATAGACGGTTTTAACTTTTCAAATACTAAGGAAGAATTATCTGAAATTGCTATGAAAACTGGAATAGGTTTAATGGGATCTAGTGATAAGATAGTTCCACTTGATAAAAAAATATATGCTTTAAGAGATGTTACAGCTACTGTACCATCAATACCATTAATTGCAAGTAGTATAATGAGTAAAAAATTAGCTATACAAAATGACGTAATCATACTAGATGTTAAAGTTGGTGATGGTGCATTCATGAAAACTATTGAAATTGCAAGAGAACTTGCAAAAAGAATGGTTGCAATAGGTAAAGGTACTAATAGACAAGTTAAGGTTGTTTTATCTAATATGGATGAACCTTTAGGACATAATATTGGTAACGCATTAGAAATAATAGAGGGGATAGAAGCCTTAAAAGGGAATATATCTGCCGATTTAAAAGAAGTAGTATATACAATAGTTTCACTTGCATTAAAAGCTAAAGGTGATATTAAAGAGTTATCAGAAGGAAAACAAATTATTGATGATATTATTAAAACTGGTAAACCATTAGAATTTTTTGCTAAATTCATTAAAGAAAGTGGAGGAAATCCAGAAATAGTAAATGACTATAAATTACTTCCTACAGCTAAAAACTGTTTAGAAGTTAAATCAATATCTTCTGGAATAGTAACTAAAATAAAAACTGAAGAAATAGGTAAGGCAGCTATGGTTATAGGTGCAGGAAGAGAAACTAAGGATTCTATTATAGATCATGCAGTTGGAATAAGTATACTTAAAAAAGTAGGAGATAAAGTAGAAAAAGATGAAGTTATTGCTAAGATTTACTATAATGATGCAAGTAGAGTAAATACTTCAAAAGAAATGGTAATTGAATCATATGTTATTGGAAATGAAAAATTAGAAGTAATAACACCAATATTAGATATTATAGAATAA
- a CDS encoding ABC transporter permease produces the protein MSKFKKTFYNILPSLLAVIIALFAGALIMMSRGVNPIEAYAAMFKSSLYQSSPKFPFNGLAKTLVFATPLMFSAIAVMIAFKAGLFNIGVQGQLVAGGLGAVISGTFITRYLDSFGILNILICLFFAALFGFLWASLAGFLKSKYNIHEVISTIMLNYIMINLQRYLINPSNGPLKDPTTNNNITEKVFEASRLPLFFYEQTKQNLNLGFIIIIVLIIASYFFFEKTRLGYEIKAVGFNPTSSENAGINPKLVAFIAMGLAGAVAGLGGAERVLGGAAEYRYTDFIMGDYGFTGLAIALLGKNNPIGIFFAAIFYASLEIGGQTLQRQFNIDKEIVFIIQALIIILVAAENLFKYLLNKRKGK, from the coding sequence ATGAGTAAATTTAAAAAGACATTTTATAATATTTTACCATCATTATTAGCTGTAATTATAGCTTTATTTGCTGGAGCTTTAATAATGATGTCAAGAGGAGTTAATCCTATTGAAGCTTATGCTGCAATGTTTAAGAGTTCTTTATATCAATCATCTCCTAAGTTTCCATTTAATGGTCTTGCAAAGACATTAGTTTTTGCTACACCATTAATGTTCTCTGCTATAGCAGTAATGATAGCTTTTAAAGCAGGATTATTTAATATAGGAGTACAAGGACAATTAGTAGCTGGAGGATTAGGGGCAGTAATTTCAGGTACATTTATTACTAGATATTTAGATAGCTTTGGTATTTTAAATATATTAATATGTTTATTCTTTGCTGCATTATTTGGATTTTTATGGGCATCACTTGCAGGATTCTTGAAATCAAAATATAATATACATGAAGTAATTAGTACTATAATGTTAAATTATATTATGATTAATTTACAAAGATATTTAATAAATCCATCAAATGGACCTTTAAAAGATCCAACTACAAATAATAACATTACTGAAAAAGTATTTGAAGCATCAAGATTACCTTTGTTTTTCTATGAACAAACTAAACAAAATTTAAATCTTGGGTTTATTATAATAATAGTGTTAATTATAGCTTCATATTTCTTCTTTGAAAAAACAAGACTTGGATATGAAATTAAAGCAGTAGGATTTAATCCAACTTCTTCTGAAAATGCAGGGATTAATCCTAAATTAGTAGCATTTATAGCTATGGGACTTGCAGGAGCAGTTGCAGGTTTAGGTGGAGCTGAAAGAGTTTTAGGTGGTGCTGCTGAATATAGATATACAGATTTTATTATGGGTGATTATGGATTCACTGGTCTAGCGATAGCTTTATTAGGTAAAAATAATCCTATAGGAATATTCTTTGCGGCTATATTTTATGCTTCGCTTGAAATTGGTGGACAAACTTTACAAAGACAATTTAATATAGATAAAGAAATAGTATTCATTATTCAAGCATTGATAATTATATTAGTTGCTGCTGAGAACTTATTTAAGTATCTTTTAAATAAGAGAAAGGGGAAATAG
- a CDS encoding BMP family lipoprotein: MKKLFGIFTVLLTFIFVLSCGAKTENSSADQPAKKIAIVYSTGGKGDKSFNDSSFRGMEKAKAELGIEFSEYEPKDPSVEAKNQLTEYAQTGEYELIIGVGYTMKESVEAVAAEYPNQKFALIDDVIEGKDNVASLMFREQEGAFLTGALAAMMTKTNVLGFVGAVEAPVIHRFATGFIQGARHVNPDITILSAYINGSNPFNDPVAGKQLSESLIAQNTDIVMHAAGASGAGVFKAAQEKNVYAIGVDSNQDAEAPGIILTSMVKNVDVAVFETIKAVLEGNFKSGVQYFGIAEDGVGITELEFTKDLIGQENIDKLDALKNEIKEGKIKVDENGPLK, translated from the coding sequence ATGAAAAAATTATTTGGAATTTTTACAGTTTTATTAACTTTCATTTTTGTTCTATCATGTGGAGCAAAAACTGAAAACTCATCTGCTGATCAACCAGCTAAAAAAATAGCTATTGTTTATTCAACAGGTGGAAAAGGAGATAAATCATTTAATGATTCATCATTTAGAGGAATGGAAAAAGCTAAAGCAGAATTAGGAATCGAATTCTCAGAATACGAACCTAAAGATCCTTCAGTAGAAGCTAAAAACCAATTAACTGAATATGCTCAAACAGGAGAATATGAATTAATAATTGGTGTTGGATATACTATGAAAGAATCAGTAGAAGCTGTTGCAGCTGAATATCCTAATCAAAAATTTGCTTTAATAGATGATGTTATCGAAGGAAAAGACAATGTAGCTTCATTAATGTTCAGAGAACAAGAAGGAGCATTCTTAACAGGTGCTTTAGCAGCTATGATGACAAAAACTAACGTTTTAGGATTTGTAGGAGCAGTAGAAGCTCCAGTTATTCATAGATTTGCTACAGGATTTATTCAAGGAGCAAGACACGTTAATCCTGATATAACAATATTATCAGCTTACATAAATGGTTCTAATCCTTTCAATGATCCAGTTGCTGGAAAACAATTATCAGAAAGCTTAATAGCTCAAAACACTGATATAGTTATGCACGCAGCAGGAGCTAGTGGAGCAGGAGTATTTAAAGCAGCACAAGAAAAAAATGTATACGCTATAGGAGTTGACTCTAATCAAGATGCTGAAGCTCCTGGAATAATTTTAACTTCAATGGTTAAAAATGTTGACGTAGCAGTTTTTGAAACTATTAAAGCTGTTCTTGAAGGAAACTTTAAATCAGGTGTTCAATACTTTGGTATTGCTGAAGATGGAGTTGGAATTACTGAATTAGAATTTACTAAAGATTTAATTGGACAAGAAAATATTGACAAATTAGATGCTTTAAAAAATGAAATTAAAGAAGGTAAAATTAAAGTTGATGAAAACGGTCCTTTAAAATAG
- a CDS encoding D-alanyl-D-alanine carboxypeptidase family protein, with amino-acid sequence MKKILILICTFTLSIYGMEKEKEERIPIIYTALADGTEVIDINSENIVPIASLTKVMNVLVAKDQISKGNFSLKDKVVFDKYTAFITGGAISVWSGDDSYTLEDLLKAQMIFSSNNSAYAVAKHVGRGDINEYIRLMNKKAREIGMYNTYFASPAGLPPRLNKGFGMDVSTAKDLYLLTKYVIKNTDILDYSNTKSIKFPNSKDSLRVYYNRISILGEYGVIGLKTGYHSESGYNIIIVSKIGDSMVISISLNSETEKERYDLQREILSKLSERLEKFIDKDKSYYLFDLKDYKKKTLEGYLKEDVNLINLGQEFTYDIKLNDIDDNINIDDEIATLYVMLNGEVVVTKPIFAKNENRKLNWFEKILRHISFGLY; translated from the coding sequence ATGAAAAAAATATTAATATTAATTTGCACTTTTACTTTAAGTATTTATGGTATGGAAAAAGAGAAAGAAGAAAGAATACCAATAATCTATACTGCTTTAGCTGATGGAACGGAAGTTATAGATATTAATTCAGAAAATATAGTACCTATTGCTTCTTTAACAAAAGTTATGAATGTATTAGTTGCAAAAGATCAAATATCAAAAGGGAATTTTTCTTTAAAAGATAAGGTTGTTTTTGATAAATATACTGCTTTTATAACGGGAGGAGCTATATCTGTATGGAGTGGAGATGATAGTTACACTTTAGAAGATTTATTAAAGGCACAGATGATATTTTCTTCTAATAATTCTGCATATGCAGTTGCAAAGCATGTAGGTAGAGGAGATATTAATGAATATATTAGATTAATGAATAAAAAAGCTAGGGAAATAGGAATGTATAATACATATTTCGCATCTCCAGCAGGGCTTCCACCAAGACTTAATAAAGGATTTGGAATGGATGTTTCTACTGCAAAAGACCTATATTTATTAACTAAATATGTAATTAAAAATACAGATATTTTAGATTACAGTAATACAAAAAGTATTAAATTTCCTAATAGTAAAGATTCACTAAGAGTATATTATAATAGAATTAGTATATTAGGAGAATATGGAGTAATTGGATTAAAAACTGGATATCATAGTGAATCAGGTTATAATATTATAATTGTTTCTAAAATAGGTGATTCAATGGTTATTTCAATTTCTCTTAATTCTGAAACAGAAAAAGAAAGATATGACTTACAAAGAGAGATACTTTCAAAATTAAGTGAAAGATTAGAAAAATTTATTGATAAAGATAAATCATATTATTTATTTGATTTAAAAGATTACAAAAAGAAAACATTAGAGGGTTATTTAAAAGAAGATGTAAATCTTATTAATTTAGGTCAAGAATTTACATATGATATAAAATTAAATGATATAGATGATAATATAAATATAGATGATGAAATTGCCACTTTATATGTAATGCTTAATGGAGAAGTTGTTGTTACTAAACCAATATTTGCTAAAAATGAAAATAGAAAATTAAATTGGTTTGAAAAGATTCTTAGACATATTAGTTTTGGACTATATTAA
- a CDS encoding ABC transporter permease, with protein MEALKIILIQTIKVAPPVLITAVGACLSELSGVTNIGLEGMMLTGAFTAAVVNYFTGNPYLAIVCGMFVGAIMSLIHAVISIHLKGEQIISGVAINLFAVAVTSYLVKVIFKASGSTPAASSHPNNTLIICLIYALAILSYFLVFKTIFGLRLRAVGEHPLAADTVGINVYKYRYIGVLLSGVYAGLGGAYMTTVILSNFTNNMSAGRGFMALAAMIFGRWNPLGAILASLLFAFGQAVSDFTKASGGSVPQEFLAMIPYLLTLIALVMFGRKSRAPKASGKPYEK; from the coding sequence ATGGAAGCACTAAAAATAATATTAATACAAACAATTAAGGTTGCTCCTCCAGTTTTAATTACTGCAGTTGGAGCTTGTTTATCAGAATTATCAGGGGTTACTAACATTGGTCTTGAAGGAATGATGCTTACAGGTGCATTTACAGCAGCTGTTGTAAATTATTTCACAGGTAATCCGTATTTAGCTATAGTTTGTGGTATGTTTGTTGGAGCTATAATGTCATTAATACATGCAGTAATAAGTATACATTTAAAAGGTGAGCAAATTATAAGTGGGGTTGCAATTAACTTATTTGCAGTTGCAGTAACTTCATATTTAGTTAAAGTAATATTTAAAGCTTCTGGATCTACTCCAGCTGCTTCAAGTCATCCTAATAATACTTTAATAATTTGTTTGATTTATGCCTTAGCAATACTTTCATATTTCTTAGTATTTAAGACAATATTTGGACTTAGATTAAGAGCAGTTGGGGAACACCCATTAGCTGCTGATACTGTAGGTATAAATGTATATAAATATAGATATATAGGAGTTTTACTTTCAGGTGTATATGCAGGACTTGGAGGGGCATATATGACTACAGTAATACTTTCAAACTTTACAAATAATATGTCAGCTGGGCGTGGATTTATGGCGTTAGCTGCTATGATATTTGGTAGATGGAACCCATTAGGTGCAATACTTGCTAGTTTATTGTTTGCGTTTGGACAAGCAGTTTCAGACTTTACAAAAGCAAGTGGTGGAAGTGTACCACAAGAATTTTTAGCTATGATACCGTATCTTTTAACTTTAATTGCATTAGTAATGTTCGGACGTAAATCAAGAGCACCTAAGGCAAGTGGAAAACCTTACGAAAAATAG